The following proteins are encoded in a genomic region of Geoalkalibacter sp.:
- a CDS encoding THUMP domain-containing class I SAM-dependent RNA methyltransferase: MAQSPFDLYAVTAPGCEAACLAELQALNLPAQLEAGGLRFVGELADVYRANLWLRSASRVLVRFAEIRATSFPELYQKCLRLPWGRFIRPQTALDVRVHCRRSRLMHTGRIAETLTAAVDRALGRETSLNTELPRQLVLVRFEDDRAQLSIDSSGELLHRRGYRLEQGAAPLRETLAAALLHAVDWRPGLPLWDPMCGSGTLLIEAALLARNLAPGRHRSFAFEGWPHFRAGRWRLLLDQAAAGEHPVNGTNFFGSELDPRLVQVAGRNAERAGVAALLDVRAGDFRRLSPPSDAGPGIVLCNPPYGERLGEQRPLLDFFREFGVFLRRNAPGWRGGFLASDPRLAQATGLRPRPGPTFAHGGLTVTLYLFELP, translated from the coding sequence GTGGCCCAGTCCCCTTTTGATCTGTACGCGGTCACGGCGCCCGGTTGCGAGGCGGCCTGCCTGGCGGAACTCCAGGCCTTGAATTTGCCCGCGCAACTGGAAGCGGGGGGCTTGCGCTTTGTCGGAGAGCTGGCCGATGTGTATCGCGCCAATCTCTGGTTGCGCAGCGCCAGCCGCGTGCTGGTGCGCTTTGCCGAGATCCGCGCCACCAGCTTCCCCGAACTCTACCAAAAATGCCTGCGCCTGCCCTGGGGGCGCTTCATCCGCCCGCAGACCGCCCTGGATGTGCGCGTTCACTGCCGCCGCTCGCGCCTGATGCACACCGGCCGCATCGCAGAAACCCTCACCGCCGCCGTCGATCGTGCCCTGGGCCGCGAGACCTCCCTGAACACGGAGTTGCCCCGGCAACTGGTTCTGGTGCGCTTCGAGGACGATCGGGCGCAACTATCCATCGACAGCTCCGGCGAATTGCTGCATCGGCGCGGCTATCGCCTGGAGCAGGGCGCGGCCCCCCTGCGTGAAACACTGGCGGCGGCGCTCCTGCACGCCGTCGACTGGCGGCCGGGCCTGCCCCTCTGGGATCCCATGTGTGGATCGGGCACCCTGCTCATCGAGGCGGCGCTGCTTGCCCGCAACCTCGCGCCGGGGCGGCATCGCTCCTTTGCCTTCGAAGGCTGGCCCCATTTTCGCGCCGGGCGTTGGCGGCTGCTGCTGGACCAGGCCGCGGCCGGAGAACATCCTGTAAACGGCACCAATTTCTTTGGCAGCGAGCTGGATCCGCGACTGGTTCAGGTCGCCGGGCGCAATGCGGAGCGCGCCGGTGTCGCCGCGCTGCTCGATGTGCGCGCGGGAGATTTCCGCCGGTTGTCGCCACCCTCCGATGCTGGTCCGGGCATCGTCCTGTGCAATCCCCCCTATGGCGAGCGGCTCGGCGAGCAACGTCCCCTGCTGGATTTTTTCAGGGAATTCGGGGTGTTTTTACGCCGCAACGCTCCCGGTTGGCGCGGTGGGTTTCTCGCCTCCGACCCGCGCCTGGCGCAGGCCACCGGCTTGCGCCCGCGACCGGGGCCGACCTTCGCCCACGGAGGCTTGACCGTCACGCTCTACCTGTTTGAACTTCCGTGA